The Frondihabitans australicus genome includes a region encoding these proteins:
- a CDS encoding LacI family DNA-binding transcriptional regulator yields MTTPVREGARRKPATITDVARSLGLAPSTVSRALATPERVNAATRARIVQAAAEIGYVPARGSKAAAQTRARAIAVLVSDITNPFYFDIIRGTQMQLKAAGYTQLLVDTEESGELEAAALGGLLTSADGAIITASRLPDADLATFARRIPLVAINRRPEGVPNVLIDTPGGIGQALEHLASLGHRDIVYVSGPPTSWSNERRWKALERAAERFGIVPRRIGPFSPTTAAGVVAADAALNSGATGCIVFNDLIAIGMLQRLRERGVDVPGRLSIVGCDDIFGADFCNPPLTTLHAPIQRAGQVAVSMLLAKIASDAAAGAAAAGGAGSGDEPSAERRSVLLPTTLTVRSTTGPAPAR; encoded by the coding sequence ATGACCACCCCCGTTCGCGAAGGCGCGAGACGCAAGCCGGCGACCATCACCGATGTCGCTCGCAGCCTCGGGCTCGCGCCCTCCACCGTCTCCCGTGCCCTCGCGACGCCCGAGCGCGTCAATGCGGCGACGCGCGCCCGCATCGTGCAGGCCGCCGCCGAGATCGGCTACGTGCCGGCGCGAGGGTCGAAAGCGGCGGCGCAGACCCGGGCCAGGGCGATCGCGGTCCTCGTCTCCGACATCACGAACCCGTTCTACTTCGACATCATCCGCGGCACGCAGATGCAGCTGAAGGCCGCCGGCTACACGCAGCTGCTCGTCGACACGGAAGAGTCCGGCGAGCTCGAGGCCGCCGCGCTCGGAGGGCTCCTCACCAGCGCCGACGGCGCCATCATCACCGCGTCGCGCCTGCCCGACGCCGACCTCGCCACCTTCGCGCGCAGGATCCCGCTCGTCGCCATCAACCGGCGCCCAGAGGGCGTGCCGAACGTCCTCATCGACACCCCCGGCGGCATCGGCCAGGCGCTGGAGCACCTCGCCTCGCTCGGCCACCGCGACATCGTCTACGTCTCCGGGCCGCCGACCTCGTGGTCGAACGAACGCCGCTGGAAGGCGCTCGAGCGCGCCGCCGAGCGCTTCGGCATCGTGCCCCGGCGCATCGGGCCGTTCTCGCCGACGACGGCCGCCGGCGTCGTGGCGGCCGACGCGGCCCTCAACTCGGGCGCCACCGGCTGCATCGTCTTCAACGACCTCATCGCCATCGGCATGCTGCAGCGCCTGCGCGAGCGCGGCGTCGACGTCCCCGGGCGCCTCAGCATCGTCGGCTGCGACGACATCTTCGGCGCCGACTTCTGCAACCCGCCGCTCACCACGCTCCACGCTCCCATCCAACGTGCGGGCCAGGTCGCCGTGTCGATGCTGCTGGCGAAGATCGCGTCCGACGCCGCCGCAGGCGCGGCCGCCGCCGGCGGCGCGGGGTCCGGTGACGAACCCTCGGCCGAGAGGCGTTCCGTGCTCCTGCCGACCACCCTGACCGTGCGCTCCACCACCGGCCCCGCGCCCGCCCGCTGA
- a CDS encoding TIGR02611 family protein has product MSSEAGPRAQGAQEQPHAASHHRLRNSKVAKRARLFRAKLNLYPRLRLAYKIVVGVVGLAIVIFGIIDIPLPGPGWLIVFLGLAILGTEFPAAHRFNMWVQRRVRAVVAWFQARRARRAALKRQRTTASQR; this is encoded by the coding sequence ATGTCGAGTGAGGCGGGTCCGAGGGCGCAGGGGGCGCAGGAGCAGCCTCACGCCGCCTCCCATCACCGTCTTCGCAACTCGAAGGTCGCCAAGCGCGCCCGCCTCTTCCGCGCGAAGCTCAACCTCTACCCTCGCCTGCGGCTGGCCTACAAGATCGTCGTCGGCGTCGTCGGCCTCGCGATCGTGATCTTCGGCATCATCGACATCCCGCTGCCCGGGCCTGGCTGGCTGATCGTGTTCCTGGGCCTCGCGATCCTCGGCACCGAGTTCCCGGCCGCGCACCGGTTCAACATGTGGGTGCAGCGCCGGGTCCGTGCCGTCGTCGCCTGGTTCCAGGCGCGTCGTGCCCGGCGCGCCGCGCTCAAGCGGCAGCGCACCACGGCGTCGCAGCGCTAG
- a CDS encoding ABC transporter substrate-binding protein: MRARTLATTVALAAAVSLALGGCAVSKGATVRADGTIDGTGQTLNVLVGIDTVYPKQQKQWQAEMAKEFKKTTGATLKYDTYASANDELTRIQTSVVSGQGPDVYSIGTTFTPTAYSLGAFVKLTAKDWNSIGGRAKFEQASLGISGPSQKEQIGIPVASRPFVMAYNKELLAKAGISKPATTWDQFAAQAKKLTGHGVYGIATDYADGFDPYKFTWAMSLQSGNPVVSKAGKATIDDATMVKAYQTYFGWLTKDHSVDPAAVGWNGAQALAAFADGKAAYLPMTTAASAPSLNQSKVKGKYAYAVMPTVPPGASTLPSQGRAAASILSGDNVVVANYSKNQALAFAYVKQVTAEQEQLDFYKTFGQLPTNAAAAAQLEKSDPTLKPVVRAGKQSIATPFTGAWSDIQLALVNINTQLIPSLKKGSVSTSQLKSQLKTAQQAADSSLAQQQQ; this comes from the coding sequence ATGAGAGCTCGCACCCTGGCGACCACGGTCGCCCTGGCCGCGGCCGTGAGTCTGGCGCTCGGGGGCTGCGCCGTCTCGAAGGGGGCCACGGTCCGCGCCGACGGCACCATCGACGGCACCGGCCAGACACTCAACGTGCTGGTGGGAATCGACACGGTCTACCCGAAGCAGCAGAAGCAGTGGCAGGCCGAGATGGCCAAGGAGTTCAAGAAGACCACCGGCGCGACACTCAAGTACGACACGTACGCGTCGGCGAACGACGAGCTCACCCGCATCCAGACCTCGGTCGTCTCGGGCCAGGGCCCCGACGTGTACAGCATCGGCACGACCTTCACGCCGACGGCCTACTCGCTCGGCGCCTTCGTGAAGCTCACCGCGAAGGACTGGAACTCGATCGGTGGCCGCGCGAAGTTCGAGCAGGCCAGCCTCGGCATCTCCGGTCCGAGCCAGAAGGAGCAGATCGGCATCCCGGTCGCCTCTCGTCCATTCGTCATGGCCTACAACAAAGAGCTGCTGGCGAAGGCCGGCATCTCGAAGCCGGCGACCACGTGGGACCAGTTCGCGGCTCAGGCGAAGAAGCTGACCGGCCACGGCGTCTACGGCATCGCGACCGACTACGCCGACGGCTTCGACCCGTACAAGTTCACCTGGGCGATGAGCCTCCAGTCGGGCAACCCGGTCGTGTCGAAGGCCGGGAAGGCCACGATCGACGACGCGACGATGGTGAAGGCGTATCAGACCTACTTCGGCTGGCTCACGAAAGACCACTCCGTCGACCCGGCCGCCGTCGGCTGGAACGGCGCCCAGGCCCTCGCCGCGTTCGCCGACGGCAAGGCGGCGTACCTCCCGATGACCACGGCGGCGTCGGCGCCCTCGCTCAACCAGTCGAAGGTGAAGGGCAAGTACGCCTACGCCGTGATGCCGACGGTGCCTCCAGGAGCAAGCACGCTCCCGTCCCAGGGTCGGGCCGCCGCCAGCATCCTCTCCGGCGACAACGTCGTGGTCGCCAACTACTCGAAGAATCAGGCCCTGGCGTTCGCCTACGTGAAGCAGGTCACCGCCGAGCAGGAGCAGCTCGACTTCTACAAGACCTTCGGCCAGCTGCCGACGAACGCTGCCGCCGCGGCCCAGCTCGAGAAGAGCGACCCGACGCTGAAGCCCGTCGTGCGGGCCGGCAAGCAGTCGATCGCCACGCCGTTCACCGGCGCGTGGAGCGACATCCAGCTCGCGCTCGTGAACATCAACACGCAGCTGATCCCGTCCCTCAAGAAGGGCAGCGTGTCGACCTCGCAGCTGAAGTCCCAGCTGAAGACGGCGCAGCAGGCTGCCGACTCCTCCCTCGCGCAGCAGCAGCAGTAG
- a CDS encoding aldo/keto reductase: protein MKTRTIGDVTVSAIGLGGMPMSIEGRPDEKRSIATIHAALEAGITFIDTADAYHLAGKPDDEGHNEILIAKALREWHGDTSDVLVATKGGHTRVTSKPDGPWGQDGTPAHLKEAARKSASRLGVEAIGLYQFHRPDPDVPYADSIGAIKELLDEGVIRMAGISNANVDQIRQANEILDDRLVSVQNQFSPAFLSSTPELEYCDENSITFLPWAPLGGITNAAALGANHAVFAEIANARRLSPQVVCLAWELRKSDVVIPIPGASRPQSIMDSATAASIKLSDDEFARLEAATTAPAA, encoded by the coding sequence ATGAAGACACGCACCATCGGCGACGTCACCGTCTCGGCGATCGGACTGGGCGGCATGCCCATGTCGATCGAGGGCCGGCCCGACGAGAAGCGATCGATCGCCACGATCCACGCGGCCCTCGAGGCCGGCATCACGTTCATCGACACGGCCGATGCCTATCATCTGGCGGGCAAGCCCGACGACGAGGGGCACAACGAGATCCTCATCGCGAAGGCGCTGCGCGAATGGCACGGCGACACGTCGGACGTGCTCGTCGCGACGAAGGGCGGCCACACGCGCGTGACGTCGAAGCCCGACGGGCCGTGGGGGCAGGACGGCACGCCCGCGCACCTCAAGGAGGCGGCGCGCAAGTCGGCGTCGCGTCTCGGGGTGGAGGCGATCGGGCTCTACCAGTTCCATCGGCCCGACCCCGACGTTCCCTACGCCGACTCGATCGGCGCCATCAAGGAGCTCCTCGACGAGGGCGTGATCCGCATGGCGGGCATCTCGAACGCGAACGTCGACCAGATCCGGCAGGCGAACGAGATCCTCGACGACCGGCTGGTGTCGGTGCAGAACCAGTTCTCGCCGGCGTTCCTGTCGTCGACGCCTGAGCTCGAGTACTGCGACGAGAACAGCATCACGTTCCTGCCGTGGGCGCCGCTCGGGGGCATCACGAACGCGGCCGCTCTCGGCGCGAACCACGCGGTCTTCGCCGAGATCGCGAACGCGCGGCGCCTGTCGCCGCAGGTGGTCTGCCTCGCGTGGGAGCTGCGGAAGTCCGACGTCGTGATCCCGATCCCGGGCGCCTCGCGGCCGCAGTCGATCATGGACTCCGCGACGGCGGCGTCGATCAAGCTGTCGGACGACGAGTTCGCCCGGCTCGAGGCCGCGACGACGGCTCCTGCAGCGTGA
- the uxaC gene encoding glucuronate isomerase, translated as MTSLAPHPDRLLPADPAELRIARELYAEVADAPILSPHGHVDAGLLVADEAFADPAALLVTPDHYVLRLLHAVGVPLESLGVRPTPGAGAAEPSSGREIWRTLASHWHTFLGTPVRYWFETELHDVFGLTEQPSAENADEQYDALAAALARPEMRPRALFDRFRIEVLATTDDPVSDLSAHAALRDDPSFTGRVVPTFRADRYFDPSSAGWAEAVARLGEVAGVDTSTHAGLLDALRARREHFLRHGATATDTGVPDAGSEPLDAAAAEAIHVRALRDPASISPAEAVAYRHTMLFQSAAMAADDGLVMQLHPGVLRNHHRPTFERFGPDTGHDLPLVSSTYTEPLRPMLEAFGTQPRFRLVLFTVDETLFSREIAPLAGFYPSVYAGAPWWFIDTPSAIRRYREAVTDSVGFTKTSGFIDDTRAFCSIPARHDMSRRVDAGYLASLVATHQISEDDALRVARDLVDAIPRATFRL; from the coding sequence ATGACGTCCCTCGCACCCCACCCCGACCGGCTCCTGCCCGCCGACCCCGCCGAGCTCCGCATCGCGCGCGAGCTGTACGCCGAGGTCGCCGACGCGCCGATCCTGTCGCCGCACGGGCATGTCGACGCGGGGCTGCTGGTCGCCGACGAGGCCTTCGCTGATCCTGCGGCCCTGCTCGTCACGCCCGACCACTACGTGCTGCGCCTGCTGCACGCGGTGGGGGTCCCGCTCGAGTCGCTCGGGGTGAGGCCGACTCCGGGCGCAGGAGCAGCGGAGCCCTCCTCGGGCCGTGAAATCTGGCGCACGCTGGCCTCGCACTGGCACACGTTCCTCGGCACGCCGGTGCGCTACTGGTTCGAGACCGAGCTGCACGACGTCTTCGGACTCACCGAGCAGCCGTCCGCCGAGAACGCCGACGAGCAGTACGACGCCCTGGCCGCCGCTCTCGCCCGGCCGGAGATGCGCCCGCGAGCGCTCTTCGACCGGTTCCGGATCGAGGTGCTCGCCACCACCGACGACCCGGTGAGCGACCTCTCCGCGCACGCCGCTCTGCGCGACGACCCGTCGTTCACCGGGCGCGTCGTGCCGACCTTCCGGGCCGACCGCTACTTCGACCCGTCGTCGGCGGGCTGGGCGGAGGCCGTGGCGCGTCTCGGCGAGGTCGCCGGCGTCGACACGTCGACGCACGCCGGTCTCCTCGACGCGCTGCGGGCACGGCGGGAGCACTTCCTGCGTCACGGGGCCACCGCGACCGACACCGGGGTGCCCGACGCGGGGTCGGAGCCGCTCGACGCGGCGGCCGCCGAGGCGATCCACGTGCGGGCGCTCCGCGATCCTGCGTCCATCTCGCCCGCGGAGGCCGTCGCCTACCGGCACACGATGCTGTTCCAGAGCGCCGCGATGGCCGCCGACGACGGGCTCGTCATGCAGCTGCACCCCGGCGTGCTGCGGAATCACCACCGGCCCACCTTCGAGCGCTTCGGGCCCGACACCGGTCACGACCTGCCGCTGGTGTCGTCGACGTACACCGAGCCGCTGCGCCCGATGCTCGAGGCGTTCGGCACGCAACCTCGGTTTCGGCTCGTCCTCTTCACCGTCGACGAGACGCTCTTCTCGCGCGAGATCGCACCGCTCGCGGGCTTCTACCCGTCGGTCTACGCGGGGGCGCCGTGGTGGTTCATCGACACCCCGTCGGCGATCCGGCGCTACCGGGAGGCCGTGACCGACTCGGTCGGCTTCACGAAGACGTCGGGCTTCATCGACGACACGCGCGCGTTCTGCTCGATCCCCGCGCGGCACGACATGTCGCGCCGCGTCGACGCCGGGTACCTCGCCTCGCTCGTCGCGACGCACCAGATCTCCGAGGACGACGCCCTGCGCGTGGCGCGCGACCTCGTCGACGCGATCCCCAGGGCCACGTTCCGCCTGTAG
- a CDS encoding aldo/keto reductase family protein codes for MQFRYLGDSGLKVSELTFGNWLTHGSQVENDTATQCVRAALDVGISTFDTADVYANTQAEVVLGEALKGERRESLEIFTKVYGPTGPKGHNDTGLSRKHITESINGSLKRLQTDYVDLYQAHRYDVETPLEETMQTFADLVRQGKVLYIGVSEWNAQQLRDAAALAKELKIQLVSNQPEYSLLWRVIESEVVPASRELGISQIVWSPVAQGVLTGKYKKGQELPEGSRATDAKGGAGMIARWLKDDVLDAVAQLEPIASDLGLTQAQLSLAWVLQNDNVASAIIGASRPEQVTSNAEASGITLEPEVMSRIEAIFDGLAETDPSKTQMPPRREV; via the coding sequence ATGCAGTTCAGGTATCTCGGCGACTCCGGCCTCAAGGTCTCGGAGCTCACCTTCGGCAACTGGCTCACCCACGGCAGCCAGGTCGAGAACGACACCGCGACGCAGTGCGTGCGGGCGGCCCTCGACGTCGGCATCTCGACGTTCGACACCGCCGACGTCTACGCCAACACGCAGGCCGAGGTCGTCCTCGGCGAGGCCCTGAAGGGCGAGCGCCGCGAGTCGCTCGAGATCTTCACGAAGGTCTACGGCCCGACCGGCCCGAAGGGCCACAACGACACCGGCCTCAGCCGCAAGCACATCACCGAGTCGATCAACGGCTCGCTCAAGCGCCTCCAGACCGATTACGTCGACCTCTACCAGGCCCACCGCTACGACGTCGAGACTCCCCTCGAGGAGACGATGCAGACCTTCGCCGACCTGGTGCGCCAGGGCAAGGTGCTCTACATCGGCGTGAGCGAGTGGAACGCCCAGCAGCTGCGCGACGCGGCGGCCCTCGCGAAAGAGCTGAAGATCCAGCTCGTCTCGAACCAGCCCGAGTACTCCCTCCTCTGGCGTGTCATCGAGTCCGAGGTGGTGCCGGCCTCGCGTGAGCTCGGCATTTCGCAGATCGTGTGGTCGCCGGTCGCCCAGGGCGTCCTCACGGGCAAGTACAAGAAGGGGCAGGAGCTGCCCGAGGGCTCGCGCGCCACCGACGCCAAGGGCGGCGCGGGCATGATCGCCCGCTGGCTGAAGGACGACGTCCTCGACGCCGTCGCCCAGCTCGAGCCGATCGCGAGCGACCTCGGCCTCACCCAGGCGCAGCTCTCGCTGGCGTGGGTGCTGCAGAACGACAACGTCGCCTCGGCGATCATCGGCGCCAGCCGCCCCGAGCAGGTCACCTCGAACGCCGAGGCCAGCGGCATCACGCTGGAGCCCGAGGTCATGAGCCGCATCGAGGCGATCTTCGATGGTCTGGCCGAGACCGACCCGTCGAAGACGCAGATGCCGCCCCGCCGCGAGGTCTAG
- a CDS encoding DUF1345 domain-containing protein, which produces MTLMKADARRTASRLRLVAMLVGGVVAGAAAFALGLQGTALVIGWIAACLIYLVWVWSVVYRFDGDDTRSHALAEDPAHSTMEVMLTLAALASLGIVGYTVVEAAKASGAHAVVLASLAVASVALSWFLIHTLYMLRYAVLYFAGEEGGIDFNQKEAPDYHDFAYLAFDLGMTYQVSDTTITSREIRRLVTRHCLLSYLFGTVILATLVNLVAGLGG; this is translated from the coding sequence ATGACCCTCATGAAGGCCGACGCCCGCCGCACCGCGAGCCGGCTGCGCCTGGTCGCGATGCTCGTCGGCGGCGTGGTCGCAGGAGCAGCGGCATTCGCCCTCGGCCTCCAGGGCACCGCGCTCGTGATCGGCTGGATCGCCGCCTGCCTCATCTACCTCGTGTGGGTGTGGTCGGTGGTGTATCGGTTCGACGGGGACGACACTCGCTCGCATGCTCTCGCCGAGGATCCTGCGCACTCGACCATGGAGGTCATGCTCACGCTGGCCGCCCTCGCCAGCCTGGGCATCGTCGGCTACACGGTCGTCGAGGCCGCCAAGGCCTCGGGGGCGCACGCCGTCGTGCTCGCGTCGCTGGCCGTGGCGAGCGTGGCGCTGTCGTGGTTCCTGATCCACACCCTGTACATGCTGCGGTACGCGGTGCTGTACTTCGCGGGGGAGGAGGGCGGCATCGACTTCAACCAGAAGGAGGCGCCCGACTACCACGACTTCGCGTACCTCGCCTTCGACCTCGGCATGACGTACCAGGTGAGCGACACGACGATCACGTCGCGGGAGATCCGGCGGCTCGTGACGCGCCACTGCCTGCTGTCGTACCTGTTCGGCACGGTGATCCTCGCGACCCTCGTGAACCTGGTCGCCGGTCTCGGCGGCTGA
- a CDS encoding aldo/keto reductase — protein MDYTHLGRTGLSVSRAILGTMNFGPQTTEPDSFAIMDKALESGVNFFDTANVYGRTVGKGATESIIGRWFAQGGQRREKTVLATKLYGDMSDDEWPNGGKLSAYNIRHAIDASLERLQTDHIDLIQFHHVDRDTPWDEIWGAIEVAVAQGKVVYAGSSNFAGWHIAQAQEAARSRHFLGLVSEQSIYNLIKREVELEVIPAAQHYGLGVIPWSPLNGGLLGGIIGKENEGVRRLEGRSAEYVKEHRDQLEAYENLAQELGHAPGELALAWLLHQPGVTGPITGPRTMEQLDSAVRAVDIHLDDDALAKLDALFPGHKPAPEDYAW, from the coding sequence ATGGATTACACACACTTGGGACGCACAGGGCTGTCCGTTTCGCGCGCCATCCTCGGCACGATGAACTTCGGGCCGCAGACGACCGAACCCGACAGCTTCGCCATCATGGACAAAGCCCTCGAATCGGGCGTCAACTTCTTCGACACCGCCAATGTCTACGGCCGCACCGTGGGCAAGGGCGCGACCGAGTCGATCATCGGCCGCTGGTTCGCGCAGGGCGGCCAGCGCCGTGAGAAGACGGTGCTCGCCACGAAGCTCTACGGCGACATGAGCGACGACGAGTGGCCGAACGGCGGCAAGCTATCCGCCTACAACATCCGGCACGCGATCGACGCCAGCCTCGAGCGGCTGCAGACCGACCACATCGACCTCATCCAGTTCCACCACGTCGACCGCGACACCCCGTGGGACGAGATCTGGGGCGCCATCGAGGTCGCCGTCGCCCAGGGCAAGGTGGTCTACGCCGGGTCGTCGAACTTCGCCGGCTGGCACATCGCCCAGGCACAGGAGGCCGCCCGCAGCCGCCACTTCCTCGGCCTCGTCAGCGAGCAGTCGATCTACAACCTCATCAAGCGCGAGGTCGAGCTGGAGGTCATCCCGGCCGCGCAGCACTACGGCCTCGGCGTCATCCCGTGGTCGCCACTCAACGGCGGCCTGCTCGGCGGCATCATCGGCAAGGAGAACGAGGGCGTCCGCCGGCTCGAGGGCCGCTCGGCCGAGTACGTCAAGGAGCACCGCGACCAGCTCGAGGCCTACGAGAACCTGGCGCAGGAGCTCGGCCACGCCCCCGGCGAACTCGCCCTCGCGTGGCTCCTGCACCAGCCCGGAGTGACCGGCCCCATCACCGGCCCGCGCACGATGGAGCAGCTCGACTCGGCCGTCCGCGCCGTCGACATCCACCTCGACGACGACGCGCTGGCGAAGCTCGACGCGCTGTTCCCCGGGCACAAGCCGGCGCCGGAGGATTATGCGTGGTGA
- a CDS encoding carbohydrate ABC transporter permease gives MTTSLHPTTSAPPRAGRPADGAPRGRRLSERGRPLWMLLPGGILMAVVIGVPLIIGVVLSLLDLNAYTLRQWVSAPFVGLENYVEALAQSGLVRSIGISVSFALIVTAITLPIGVIAAIATQNAFRGRAVVRSLFLIPYVLPQFVTATVWRTILQPDGIANHLLGGLGIDGGLWLNGPKAYWALVGVAIWMSWPFIYLLTLAGLQAVETEVHEAAALDGALWWAKLRYVILPYLKGPISLAIIIGILHAINDFTLPFVLFGVPTPDNVQVLPVLTYIESFQSFRFGLSAAMAIVSLVIVAIPLFVYLRAVRLDSGTDAAESVKEVQA, from the coding sequence ATGACGACATCGCTCCACCCCACCACCTCGGCACCACCGCGAGCCGGGCGCCCCGCCGACGGCGCACCTCGCGGCCGGCGGCTGAGTGAACGCGGCAGGCCGCTGTGGATGCTCCTCCCCGGCGGCATCCTCATGGCCGTCGTCATCGGCGTGCCGCTGATCATCGGCGTCGTGCTGTCGCTGCTCGACCTCAACGCCTACACGCTGCGGCAGTGGGTCTCGGCCCCGTTCGTCGGGCTCGAGAACTACGTCGAGGCCCTGGCGCAGTCGGGCCTCGTCCGCTCGATCGGCATCAGCGTCAGCTTCGCGCTCATCGTGACCGCGATCACCCTGCCCATCGGCGTCATCGCGGCCATCGCGACGCAGAACGCGTTCCGAGGCCGGGCCGTCGTCCGCTCCCTCTTCCTGATCCCGTACGTGCTGCCCCAGTTCGTGACCGCGACGGTGTGGCGCACGATCCTGCAGCCCGACGGCATCGCCAACCACCTGCTCGGCGGGCTCGGCATCGACGGCGGGCTCTGGCTGAACGGTCCGAAGGCGTACTGGGCGCTGGTCGGCGTCGCGATCTGGATGTCGTGGCCGTTCATCTACCTGCTCACCCTCGCCGGCCTGCAGGCGGTCGAGACCGAGGTGCACGAGGCTGCCGCTCTCGACGGCGCCCTGTGGTGGGCGAAGCTGCGCTACGTGATCCTGCCCTACCTCAAGGGGCCGATCTCGCTGGCGATCATCATCGGGATCCTGCACGCCATCAACGACTTCACCCTGCCGTTCGTGCTGTTCGGCGTGCCGACGCCCGACAACGTGCAGGTGCTGCCGGTGCTCACCTACATCGAGAGCTTCCAGAGCTTCCGCTTCGGGCTCTCGGCCGCGATGGCGATCGTGTCGCTCGTGATCGTCGCCATCCCCCTGTTCGTCTACCTCCGCGCCGTCCGGCTCGACTCGGGCACCGACGCCGCGGAGTCCGTGAAGGAGGTCCAGGCATGA
- a CDS encoding glycerol dehydrogenase: MTNPIRTVISPGRYVQGKGAMSRLGGYVKEIGQTALIVSDDFVWGVVGEQVSADFADSGIAFTRVGFGRFATPAAVDSLVEAIRSGGVDVIVGLGGGSAIDAAKSAGHLAGIRWVSVPTVASTDAPTSALAVIYTEEGEFIEYRFFPHNPDLVLIDTQLVANAPVAFLVAGIGDALATWLEARATQRSNSLTMAGGLPTQTGTALAKLSWDIIHENALSALDSVRDHLVTPALENLVEANTLLSGLGFESGGLAAAHAIHNGLTAAPQTHGLAHGQKVNIGSIAQLVLEGAPREEIEDFVVFTTKVGLPNTLTEIGLTVDDEAELKAVAEAACLPSDTIHNMPFEVTPESVVDALKAIERLSRSIRAEHGLPEPVLYRAAH; this comes from the coding sequence ATGACAAACCCCATCAGAACCGTCATCAGCCCCGGCCGCTACGTGCAGGGCAAGGGCGCCATGAGCCGCCTCGGCGGCTACGTCAAGGAGATCGGGCAGACCGCTCTGATCGTCTCGGACGACTTCGTCTGGGGCGTGGTCGGCGAGCAGGTCTCCGCCGACTTCGCCGACAGCGGCATCGCCTTCACCCGGGTCGGCTTCGGCCGCTTCGCCACTCCCGCCGCCGTCGACTCGCTCGTCGAGGCCATCCGCTCGGGCGGGGTGGACGTGATCGTCGGCCTCGGCGGCGGCAGCGCCATCGACGCGGCGAAGTCGGCGGGCCACCTCGCCGGGATCCGCTGGGTGAGCGTTCCGACCGTCGCGTCGACCGATGCGCCCACCTCTGCCCTCGCCGTGATCTACACGGAGGAGGGCGAGTTCATCGAGTACCGCTTCTTCCCGCACAACCCCGACCTCGTGCTCATCGACACCCAGCTCGTCGCGAACGCGCCGGTCGCCTTCCTCGTCGCCGGCATCGGCGACGCCCTCGCGACCTGGCTCGAGGCACGCGCCACGCAGCGCTCCAACTCGCTCACGATGGCCGGCGGCCTGCCGACGCAGACCGGCACGGCGCTGGCGAAGCTGTCGTGGGACATCATCCACGAGAACGCCCTGTCGGCCCTCGACTCGGTGCGCGACCACCTCGTGACGCCGGCCCTCGAGAACCTCGTCGAGGCGAACACGCTGCTCTCCGGTCTCGGCTTCGAGTCGGGCGGCCTCGCCGCAGCGCACGCCATCCACAACGGTCTCACCGCCGCGCCGCAGACGCACGGCCTCGCCCACGGGCAGAAGGTCAACATCGGCTCGATCGCGCAGCTCGTGCTCGAGGGCGCACCGCGTGAGGAGATCGAGGACTTCGTCGTCTTCACCACGAAGGTCGGCCTGCCGAACACGCTCACCGAGATCGGCCTCACGGTCGACGACGAGGCCGAGCTGAAGGCCGTCGCCGAGGCCGCGTGCCTGCCGAGCGACACGATCCACAACATGCCGTTCGAGGTCACCCCCGAGTCGGTCGTCGACGCTCTCAAGGCGATCGAGCGGCTGTCGCGGTCGATCCGCGCCGAGCACGGGCTGCCGGAGCCGGTGCTGTACCGCGCCGCCCACTGA